A genomic segment from Actinomyces lilanjuaniae encodes:
- a CDS encoding ABC transporter permease, with protein sequence MTSVTMTTSIPGTPSHPTTTTSPVLRPESAPVPTRPSPHSETGGWLRERLLLPLAIEHAKSKRLWILATLALALAALNVANGTGRYLSYTESFQAQGITWQVVWGQGGLLWSVFFLPMLITFRAAGLTRMEHEHDNWRRMATYGAATTTYTGKLALVALFALYCQTAFLLLVLAASTALGFHLTFTDLATMITWVLLGTLGAVTIATAQLLIGIYVPSLATTVLTGLGASFLSLAITLVVPPLTSIYPYSQATLGMQARTLSTPSPAGLAWFLIWNGILITATVLLSRRALRKKQH encoded by the coding sequence ATGACCAGCGTCACCATGACTACCTCCATACCCGGCACACCAAGCCACCCCACTACGACAACGAGCCCGGTACTGCGGCCCGAGAGCGCACCCGTACCCACTCGCCCTAGCCCGCACAGCGAGACTGGCGGCTGGCTGCGCGAACGGCTCCTGCTACCTCTGGCTATTGAACACGCCAAGTCCAAGCGCCTCTGGATCCTGGCCACCCTGGCCCTGGCTCTGGCCGCCCTCAACGTCGCCAACGGAACTGGCAGGTACTTGTCCTACACCGAGAGCTTCCAGGCCCAGGGAATCACCTGGCAGGTCGTGTGGGGCCAGGGTGGGCTGCTATGGAGCGTCTTCTTCCTGCCCATGCTGATCACCTTCCGTGCCGCCGGCCTGACCCGCATGGAGCACGAGCACGACAACTGGCGTCGTATGGCGACCTACGGTGCCGCCACCACTACCTACACCGGCAAGCTCGCCCTGGTCGCTCTGTTCGCCCTCTACTGCCAGACGGCCTTCCTCCTGCTCGTGCTGGCCGCCAGCACCGCTCTGGGCTTCCACCTCACCTTCACCGACCTCGCCACCATGATTACCTGGGTTCTCCTGGGCACACTGGGAGCTGTCACCATCGCCACCGCCCAACTGCTCATCGGCATCTACGTGCCCAGCCTGGCCACCACCGTCCTGACTGGCCTGGGAGCCTCCTTCCTCAGTCTGGCCATCACACTCGTCGTTCCACCGCTGACCAGCATCTACCCCTACTCCCAGGCCACCCTCGGCATGCAGGCCCGCACGCTGTCCACACCCTCACCCGCAGGCCTCGCCTGGTTCCTCATCTGGAACGGCATCCTCATCACCGCCACCGTCCTCCTCAGCAGGCGGGCACTCAGAAAAAAGCAGCACTGA